One genomic segment of Odocoileus virginianus isolate 20LAN1187 ecotype Illinois chromosome 33, Ovbor_1.2, whole genome shotgun sequence includes these proteins:
- the CCT6A gene encoding T-complex protein 1 subunit zeta: MAAVKTLNPKAEVARAQAALAVNISAARGLQDVLRTNLGPKGTMKMLVSGAGDIKLTKDGNVLLHEMQIQHPTASLIAKVATAQDDITGDGTTSNVLIIGELLKQADLYISEGLHPRIITEGFEAAKEKALQFLEQVKVSKEMDRETLIDVARTSLRTKVHAELADVLTEAVVDSILAIKKQDEPIDLFMVEIMEMKHKSETDTSLIRGLVLDHGARHPDMKKRVEDAYILTCNVSLEYEKTEVNSGFFYKSAEEREKLVKAERKFIEDRVKKIIDLKKKVCGDSDKGFVVINQKGIDPFSLDALAKEGIIALRRAKRRNMERLTLACGGIALNSLDDLNPDCLGHAGLVYEYTLGEEKFTFIEKCNNPRSVTLLIKGPNKHTLTQIKDAIRDGLRAVKNAIDDGCVVPGAGAVEVAMAEALVKYKPSVKGRAQLGVQAFADALLIIPKVLAQNSGFDLQETLVKVQAEHSESGQLVGVDLNTGEPMVAAEAGIWDNYCVKKQLLHSCTVIATNILLVDEIMRAGMSSLKG, translated from the exons ATGGCGGCCGTGAAGACCCTGAACCCCAAGGCCGAGGTGGCCCGAGCGCAGGCGGCGTTGGCGGTCAACATTAGCGCGGCCCGGGGGCTGCAGGACGTGCTGAGGACCAACTTGGGGCCTAAGGGCACCATGAAGAT GCTTGTTTCTGGTGCTGGAGACATCAAACTCACTAAAGATGGAAATGTGCTGCTTCATGAAATG caaATTCAACACCCAACAGCCTCCTTAATAGCCAAAGTAGCAACAGCCCAGGATGACATAACTGGTGATGGTACTACTTCCAATGTCCTCATCATTGGAGAGCTGCTGAAGCAGGCGGATCTCTACATTTCTGAA GGTCTTCATCCCAGAATAATTACAGAAGGATTTGAAGCTGCAAAGGAAAAGGCACTTCAGTTTTTGGAACAAGTCAAAGTAAGCAaagagatggacagggaaacaCTTATAGACGTGGCCAGAACATCTCTACGTACTAAAGTTCATGCTGAACTCGCTGACGTCTTAACAGAG GCTGTCGTGGACTCCATTTTGGCCATTAAAAAGCAAGATGAACCTATTGATCTCTTCATGGTTGAGATCATGGAGATGAAACATAAATCTGAAACAGATACAAG CTTAATCAGAGGTCTTGTTTTGGACCACGGGGCACGGCATCCTGATATGAAGAAGAGAGTAGAAGATGCATACATCCTCACGTGCAACGTGTCGTTAGAATATGAAAAAAC agAAGTGAATTCTGGCTTTTTTTACAAGagtgcagaggagagagagaaattagtGAAAGCTGAAAGGAAATTCATCGAAgacagagttaaaaaaataattgacctGAAAAAGAAAGTCTGTGGTGATTCAGATAAAGGATTTGTTGTTATTAATCAAAAG ggAATTGATCCCTTTTCCTTAGATGCTCTTGCCAAAGAAGGCATAATAGCTCTGCGCAGAGCTAAAAGGAGAAACATGGAAAG GCTGACTCTTGCTTGTGGTGGGATAGCCCTAAATTCTCTTGATGACCTAAATCCTGATTGTTTGGGACATGCAGGACTTGTCTATGAATATACATTG GGAGAAGAGAAGTTCACCTTTATTGAGAAATGTAACAATCCTCGCTCTGTCACATTATTGATCAAAGGACCAAATAAGCACACGCTTACTCAAATCAAAGATGCAATAAGAGATGGCTTGAGGGCTGTTAAAAATGCTATTGACGATG GCTGTGTAGTCCCAGGTGCTGGCGCAGTGGAAGTGGCAATGGCAGAAGCCCTGGTTAAATACAAGCCCAGTGTAAAGGGCAGGGCCCAGCTTGGAGTTCAAGCATTTGCTGATGCATTGCTCATTATTCCCAAG GTTCTTGCTCAGAACTCTGGTTTTGACCTTCAGGAAACACTAGTTAAAGTTCAAGCAGAACATTCAGAATCCGGTCAGCTTGTGGGTGTGGACTTGAACACTG GTGAACCAATGGTAGCAGCAGAAGCAGGCATATGGGATAACTATTGTGTAAAGAAACAGCTTCTTCACTCCTG CACTGTGATTGCCACCAACATTCTCCTGGTTGATGAGATCATGAGAGCTGGAATGTCTTCTCTAAAAGGTTGA